One part of the Drosophila teissieri strain GT53w chromosome 3R, Prin_Dtei_1.1, whole genome shotgun sequence genome encodes these proteins:
- the LOC122621382 gene encoding uncharacterized protein LOC122621382: protein MNNPWREIGFVSRQRPKKHVKIVKIKKRIAKSKKVFKQRQNELIQLHLRNRIKLLIIETLEQRLADMQTKKRVQKTVK from the coding sequence ATGAACAATCCATGGCGCGAAATCGGCTTTGTCAGCAGGCAAAGGCCAAAGAAGCATGTGAAAATCGTTAAGATCAAGAAACGCATTGCCAAGTCGAAGAAAGTCTTCAAGCAGAGGCAAAATGAATTGATACAACTTCATTTGAGAAATCGCATCAAGCTTTTAATTATCGAAACTCTGGAGCAAAGATTGGCAGATATGCAAACTAAGAAAAGGGTTCAGAAAACCGTAAAGTAA